Proteins from a genomic interval of Phenylobacterium sp. LH3H17:
- a CDS encoding SOS response-associated peptidase family protein, protein MCNEFARQKQLADAIAEFDKRALPLFGWRDGLVPNLDAQPSIRIRDTAVVVRLRDGRLEGDAVTWAWPGPRGAPVFNFRSEGRDFSLSDRVLVLADGFFEYTAPQAKGVKLKDRHRFTLAGADWFWIAGIVKEGCFTLLTTEPGPDVKPYHDRQIVTFAPQAGMDWLTLARPEGELLRPGPAGTLVAQTLRKDGVDLAA, encoded by the coding sequence ATGTGCAACGAATTCGCCCGCCAGAAGCAGCTGGCCGACGCCATCGCCGAGTTCGACAAGCGCGCCTTGCCGCTGTTCGGGTGGCGCGACGGCCTGGTCCCCAACCTCGACGCCCAACCCTCGATCCGCATCCGCGACACCGCCGTGGTGGTGCGGCTGCGGGACGGAAGGCTCGAAGGCGACGCGGTCACCTGGGCCTGGCCCGGGCCGCGGGGCGCGCCGGTGTTCAATTTCCGCTCGGAGGGCCGGGACTTCTCCCTCAGCGACCGGGTCCTGGTCCTGGCCGACGGCTTCTTCGAGTACACCGCGCCCCAGGCCAAGGGCGTGAAGCTGAAGGATCGCCACCGCTTCACCCTGGCGGGGGCGGACTGGTTCTGGATCGCCGGCATCGTCAAGGAGGGCTGCTTCACTCTGCTGACCACGGAGCCGGGTCCGGACGTGAAGCCGTACCACGACCGCCAGATCGTCACCTTCGCGCCCCAGGCGGGCATGGATTGGCTGACCCTGGCCCGGCCGGAAGGCGAGCTGCTGCGGCCCGGGCCGGCGGGGACGCTCGTCGCCCAGACCCTGCGCAAGGATGGCGTCGACCTGGCCGCCTGA
- the infB gene encoding translation initiation factor IF-2 produces the protein MSDENDNGRAPGGRAPLTLKPRGAGSVSAGTVKQSFSHGRSKTVVVETKRARTHTAPAGNLAAPSSAEKRTFTPPPASSPRPASPSGDGSGLSADEQRARQRAIELAREHQARQAAEQQAREERARTEAAASAAAAKAADKVAEAPAAPTPAAPPPVVAPEAPAPVATAPEAPAPVAQAPTPVAAPPAAPRAEAPRPAPTAAPAAGQTRTYEPSRERRDDRASTTTYRPERSPGRFENTNFGQRAPRPDQGGYQQRPPQGDARPQGDRAPPRPQGDRPQGDRPRPTGEPVRYSALSPRPAPGGAGRPGDRPGGARPARGAAPNAPPATPEIQRATRQAPRPGGGDTARRPDDDEDTRRKAAAAPNKAISRVKGAQQRREGRLTIQAVAGDDEGAVERMRSLASVRRAREREREKRKGGGQEAARAAREVVIPDVITVAELANRMATRGVEIIKFLMRQGVMLKINDVIDNDTAELVATEFGHTVRRVSEADVEEGFIGEEDVDVHLLPRPPVVAVMGHVDHGKTSLLDALRSADVAAGEHGGITQHIGAYQVRLENGQAVTFLDTPGHAAFSAMRARGADVTDIVVLVVAADDGVMPQTIEAIQHAKASGAPIIVAINKIDKPGANPTKVINELLQHEIVVESLGGETQAIQVSATEKMGLDDLIEGILLQAEVMDLKANPDRTADGTVIEAKLDRGRGAVSTVLVKRGTLKRGDIVVAGSNFGRVRALLNERDEQLDAAGPSVPVEILGLDGTPSPGEPFAVVENEARARELTEYRTRVKREKAGSPVAAGVTMADFMAKLQDKKISELPVIIKADVQGSAEAIVGSLDALATDEVRARIILQGAGAISESDVMLAKGSGSPILGFNVRASKQAQALAEREGVEIRYYAIIYDLIDDIKGVLSGMLAPEQRETFLGNARVLQVFDITKVGRVAGCRVTEGVVRRGARVRIIREDIVVLELGTLKTLKRFKDEVAEVGSGVECGMFFEGFQDIKENDVIECFSLEEVARSL, from the coding sequence ATGAGCGACGAGAACGACAACGGCCGAGCCCCCGGCGGGCGAGCTCCCCTGACCCTCAAGCCCCGTGGGGCCGGTTCGGTCAGCGCGGGCACGGTGAAGCAGAGCTTCAGCCACGGCCGCTCCAAGACGGTGGTCGTCGAGACCAAGCGCGCGCGCACCCACACTGCGCCGGCGGGCAATCTTGCTGCGCCGTCCTCGGCCGAGAAGCGCACCTTCACGCCGCCGCCGGCCTCCTCGCCGCGTCCGGCCTCGCCCTCGGGCGACGGATCGGGCCTTTCGGCCGACGAGCAGCGCGCCCGCCAGCGCGCCATTGAACTGGCTCGCGAACATCAGGCCCGCCAGGCCGCCGAGCAGCAGGCCCGCGAAGAGCGCGCCCGGACCGAGGCCGCGGCGTCCGCCGCCGCCGCCAAGGCTGCTGACAAGGTCGCCGAAGCCCCCGCGGCTCCGACCCCCGCGGCGCCGCCGCCCGTCGTTGCGCCTGAAGCGCCCGCGCCCGTCGCCACGGCCCCGGAGGCTCCGGCCCCCGTCGCCCAGGCGCCGACGCCGGTCGCCGCGCCGCCGGCCGCGCCACGCGCCGAGGCTCCGCGTCCGGCTCCGACCGCCGCTCCGGCGGCGGGCCAGACCCGTACCTACGAGCCCTCCCGCGAACGCCGCGACGACCGGGCCTCGACCACCACCTATCGTCCGGAGCGTTCGCCCGGTCGGTTCGAGAACACCAACTTCGGCCAGCGCGCGCCGCGGCCCGATCAGGGCGGCTATCAGCAGCGTCCGCCGCAGGGCGACGCCCGGCCGCAGGGCGACCGGGCCCCCCCGCGTCCGCAAGGCGACCGCCCGCAGGGCGACCGTCCGCGTCCGACCGGCGAGCCCGTACGCTATTCGGCCCTGTCGCCGCGTCCCGCGCCTGGCGGCGCCGGCCGTCCCGGGGATCGTCCCGGTGGAGCGCGTCCGGCCCGAGGCGCCGCCCCCAACGCGCCGCCCGCCACGCCTGAGATCCAGCGCGCCACCCGCCAGGCCCCTCGGCCCGGCGGCGGCGACACCGCGCGTCGACCCGACGATGACGAGGATACGCGCCGCAAGGCCGCGGCCGCGCCGAACAAGGCCATCTCCCGCGTCAAGGGCGCCCAGCAGCGCCGTGAAGGCCGCCTTACCATCCAGGCCGTGGCCGGGGACGATGAGGGCGCCGTCGAGCGGATGCGTTCGCTGGCCTCGGTTCGCCGGGCCCGCGAGCGGGAGCGTGAGAAGCGCAAGGGCGGCGGCCAGGAAGCCGCCCGCGCCGCGCGCGAAGTTGTCATTCCCGACGTCATCACCGTGGCGGAGCTCGCCAACCGGATGGCGACCCGCGGCGTGGAGATCATCAAGTTCCTGATGCGTCAGGGCGTGATGCTCAAGATCAACGACGTCATCGACAACGACACCGCCGAGCTGGTGGCCACCGAATTCGGCCACACGGTCCGCCGCGTGTCCGAGGCCGACGTGGAAGAAGGCTTCATCGGCGAAGAGGATGTCGACGTTCACCTGCTGCCGCGTCCCCCCGTGGTGGCGGTCATGGGTCACGTCGACCACGGCAAGACCTCGCTGTTGGACGCCCTGCGCTCGGCCGATGTGGCGGCCGGCGAACACGGCGGCATCACCCAGCATATCGGCGCCTATCAGGTGCGGTTGGAGAACGGCCAGGCCGTGACCTTCCTCGACACCCCCGGCCACGCGGCGTTCTCCGCCATGCGGGCGCGCGGCGCCGACGTCACCGACATCGTGGTGCTGGTGGTGGCCGCCGACGACGGCGTCATGCCCCAGACCATCGAGGCCATCCAGCACGCCAAGGCTTCCGGCGCGCCGATCATCGTGGCGATCAACAAGATCGACAAGCCGGGCGCCAACCCGACCAAGGTGATCAACGAGCTGCTGCAGCACGAGATCGTGGTGGAAAGCCTGGGCGGCGAAACCCAGGCCATCCAGGTCTCGGCGACCGAGAAGATGGGCCTGGACGACCTAATCGAGGGTATCCTCCTCCAGGCCGAGGTCATGGACCTGAAGGCCAATCCGGACCGCACCGCCGACGGCACCGTCATCGAGGCCAAGCTGGATCGGGGCCGTGGCGCGGTCTCCACCGTCCTGGTCAAGCGGGGCACCCTGAAGCGCGGCGACATCGTGGTGGCCGGCTCCAACTTCGGCCGTGTGCGCGCCCTGCTCAACGAGCGGGACGAGCAACTGGACGCCGCCGGCCCCTCGGTTCCGGTGGAGATTCTCGGCCTGGACGGCACGCCGTCGCCGGGCGAGCCCTTCGCCGTGGTGGAAAACGAAGCCCGCGCCCGCGAGCTGACCGAGTACCGCACCCGGGTGAAGCGCGAGAAGGCCGGCTCGCCGGTCGCCGCCGGCGTGACCATGGCCGACTTCATGGCCAAGCTTCAGGACAAGAAGATCTCGGAGCTGCCGGTCATCATCAAGGCCGACGTGCAAGGCTCCGCCGAGGCCATCGTGGGCTCGCTGGATGCGCTCGCCACTGACGAGGTCCGCGCGCGGATCATCCTGCAGGGCGCCGGCGCGATCAGCGAGAGCGACGTCATGCTGGCCAAGGGCTCGGGCTCCCCGATCCTCGGCTTCAACGTCCGCGCCTCCAAGCAGGCCCAGGCGCTCGCCGAGCGCGAAGGCGTTGAGATCCGCTACTATGCGATCATCTACGACCTGATCGACGACATCAAAGGCGTGCTCTCGGGCATGCTGGCGCCGGAACAACGCGAAACCTTCCTGGGCAACGCGCGGGTCCTGCAGGTGTTCGACATCACCAAGGTCGGCCGGGTCGCCGGTTGCCGGGTCACCGAAGGCGTGGTGCGCCGCGGCGCCCGCGTCCGGATCATCCGCGAGGACATCGTGGTGCTGGAACTGGGGACGCTCAAGACCCTCAAGCGCTTCAAGGACGAGGTGGCCGAGGTCGGCTCCGGCGTCGAGTGCGGGATGTTCTTCGAGGGCTTCCAGGACATCAAGGAGAACGACGTCATCGAGTGCTTCAGCCTCGAAGAGGTCGCGCGCAGCCTCTGA
- the rbfA gene encoding 30S ribosome-binding factor RbfA — protein MKKNNAPRPRGVAAGPTQRQLRAGELMRHALVEIMRTSDFTDVDLADRSVTVTEVRMSPDLRHAVCFVEPLGGIDAEKVVAAMNRHTKFIRGQLGRRIDMKFTPDLKFLHDESFNEATRIGALFDNPKVRQDLTPDAPSDSWKDED, from the coding sequence ATGAAGAAGAACAACGCCCCCCGCCCGCGCGGCGTGGCCGCAGGCCCCACCCAGCGCCAGCTACGAGCCGGCGAGCTGATGCGCCACGCCCTGGTGGAGATCATGCGCACGTCGGACTTTACCGACGTCGATCTGGCCGACCGCTCCGTGACCGTCACCGAGGTGCGGATGAGCCCCGACCTGCGCCACGCCGTCTGTTTCGTGGAGCCGCTGGGCGGCATCGACGCGGAAAAGGTGGTGGCGGCCATGAACCGGCACACCAAGTTCATCCGCGGCCAGCTGGGCCGGCGCATCGACATGAAGTTCACCCCCGACCTGAAGTTCCTGCACGACGAGAGCTTCAACGAAGCGACCCGGATCGGGGCCCTGTTCGACAATCCCAAGGTCCGCCAGGACCTGACCCCCGACGCGCCTTCCGACAGCTGGAAGGACGAGGACTGA
- the truB gene encoding tRNA pseudouridine(55) synthase TruB, translated as MARRKKGDAVSGWVCLDKPYDLGSTSAVTRVRRIFNAQKAGHAGTLDPLATGILPIALGEATKTVAFLMDADKSYRFTVAWGTTTASFDREGAVTATSDVRPTAEAVAAALPEFIGEIQQVPPIYSAVKVDGERAYDLARAGEKVELSARTIQVHDLRVAGVVDADHIELEMDCGKGAYVRAVVRDLAERLGACGHVSALRRTRVGPFREEDAITLELLEDLGHKARCLEALLPVETALDDIPELAVTTEDAFKLKQGRPIVLVPRQVEALKARLNPGTRTVSAMADGVMVALCEMRAGKLEPSRVFHLDKSGD; from the coding sequence ATGGCCCGACGCAAGAAGGGCGACGCCGTCTCGGGTTGGGTCTGTCTCGACAAGCCCTACGACCTGGGCTCCACCAGCGCGGTCACCCGGGTGCGAAGGATCTTCAACGCCCAGAAGGCCGGCCATGCCGGGACCCTGGACCCGCTCGCCACCGGCATCCTGCCGATCGCGCTGGGCGAGGCCACCAAGACCGTCGCCTTCCTGATGGACGCCGACAAGTCCTACCGCTTCACCGTCGCCTGGGGCACGACCACCGCCAGCTTCGACCGCGAGGGCGCGGTGACCGCCACGTCCGACGTGCGTCCGACCGCCGAGGCCGTCGCCGCCGCCCTGCCGGAGTTCATCGGCGAGATCCAGCAGGTCCCGCCCATCTATTCGGCGGTGAAGGTGGACGGCGAGCGAGCCTACGACCTGGCCCGGGCCGGGGAGAAGGTGGAGCTTTCGGCGCGCACCATCCAGGTCCACGACCTGCGCGTGGCCGGTGTCGTGGACGCCGACCACATCGAACTGGAAATGGACTGCGGCAAGGGCGCCTATGTCCGCGCCGTGGTCCGCGACCTCGCCGAGCGCCTGGGCGCCTGCGGCCATGTCAGCGCGCTGCGGCGAACGCGCGTCGGCCCGTTCCGCGAGGAAGATGCGATAACACTGGAATTGCTTGAGGATTTGGGCCATAAGGCCCGCTGCTTGGAGGCCCTGCTTCCGGTCGAGACCGCCCTGGACGACATCCCGGAGCTGGCCGTGACCACCGAAGACGCTTTCAAGCTCAAGCAGGGACGGCCGATCGTTCTCGTTCCCCGACAGGTTGAAGCGCTCAAGGCCCGGCTAAACCCCGGGACCCGAACCGTTTCGGCCATGGCGGACGGCGTGATGGTGGCGCTCTGCGAGATGCGCGCGGGCAAGCTCGAGCCCTCGCGGGTCTTTCATCTGGATAAGAGCGGAGACTAA
- the pnp gene encoding polyribonucleotide nucleotidyltransferase: MFDIKRKTIEWGGKTLTLETGRMARQADGAVLATYGETMVLATAVFAKSAKPGQDFFPLTVNYQEKFYAAGKIPGSFPRREGAPSQKETLTSRLIDRPIRPLFVKGFKNEVQVVTTVLAHDLENDPDIVALVAASAALVISGAPFMGPIGAARVGYVNGEYILNPTLDEMKESAMDLVVASTSDAVMMVESEIQELSEDEVLKGVMFAHAGIQPVIDAIIELAEHSAKEPFEFTPDDTDAIKAEVKKLIGKDLAAAYKIVAKGQRQDAVSAAKAKATEKFGKSDTNPAGIAPDKLGGVFKELEADVVRRNILDTGIRIDGRTVDKVRQIVSEVGVLPRAHGSALFTRGETQALVVATLGTGDDEQLIDALEGKYYEKFMLHYNFPPFSVGETGRMGAPGRREVGHGKLAWRAIRPMLPKQEDFPYTIRLVSEIFESNGSSSMASVCGSSLALMDAGVPLKKPVSGIAMGLILEKDGFAVLSDILGDEDHLGDMDFKVAGTEDGITSLQMDIKIAGITEAIMKQALEQAKGGRKHILDEMAKAMEAPRTELGEFAPKIETMKVPVDKIREVIGSGGKVIREIVEKTGAKVDIEDDGTIKVSASDQSKIDAAKEWIKSIASEPELNAIYTGKVVKIVDFGAFVNFFGAKDGLVHVSQISNERVGKVSDVLTEGQSVKVKLLGFDDRGKTRLSMKVVDQETGEDLSAKSPAETEEA; this comes from the coding sequence ATGTTCGATATCAAACGCAAGACCATCGAGTGGGGCGGCAAGACGCTCACCCTCGAAACCGGCCGCATGGCCCGTCAAGCCGACGGCGCCGTCCTGGCCACCTACGGCGAGACCATGGTGCTGGCCACCGCCGTCTTCGCCAAGAGCGCCAAGCCGGGTCAGGACTTCTTCCCCCTGACCGTGAACTACCAGGAGAAGTTCTACGCCGCGGGCAAGATCCCGGGCTCCTTCCCCCGCCGCGAGGGCGCGCCCTCGCAAAAGGAAACCCTGACCTCGCGCCTGATCGACCGTCCGATCCGCCCGCTGTTCGTCAAAGGCTTCAAGAACGAAGTCCAGGTCGTCACCACCGTGCTGGCCCACGACCTCGAGAATGATCCCGACATCGTCGCCCTGGTCGCGGCTTCCGCGGCCCTGGTGATCTCCGGCGCCCCGTTCATGGGCCCGATCGGCGCGGCCCGCGTGGGCTACGTCAACGGCGAGTACATCCTGAACCCGACTCTCGACGAGATGAAGGAATCGGCGATGGACCTGGTCGTCGCCTCGACCAGCGACGCCGTCATGATGGTTGAGTCCGAGATCCAGGAGCTCAGCGAAGACGAAGTCCTGAAGGGCGTCATGTTCGCCCATGCCGGCATCCAGCCCGTGATCGACGCGATCATCGAGCTGGCCGAGCACTCCGCCAAGGAGCCCTTCGAGTTCACGCCTGACGACACCGACGCCATCAAGGCCGAAGTGAAGAAGCTGATCGGCAAGGACCTCGCCGCGGCCTACAAGATCGTCGCCAAGGGCCAGCGTCAGGACGCGGTCTCCGCGGCCAAGGCCAAGGCCACCGAGAAGTTCGGCAAGTCCGACACCAATCCGGCCGGCATCGCCCCCGACAAGCTGGGCGGCGTGTTCAAGGAGCTGGAAGCCGACGTCGTCCGCCGCAACATCCTGGACACCGGCATCCGCATCGACGGGCGCACCGTCGACAAGGTCCGCCAGATCGTCTCGGAAGTGGGCGTCCTGCCCCGGGCCCACGGCTCGGCGCTGTTCACCCGCGGCGAGACCCAGGCCCTGGTCGTGGCCACCCTGGGCACCGGCGACGACGAGCAGCTGATCGACGCGCTGGAAGGCAAGTACTACGAGAAGTTCATGCTGCATTATAACTTCCCGCCGTTCTCGGTCGGGGAGACGGGCCGCATGGGCGCGCCGGGGCGCCGCGAAGTCGGCCACGGCAAGCTGGCCTGGCGGGCGATCCGTCCGATGCTGCCGAAGCAGGAAGACTTCCCCTACACGATCCGCCTGGTCTCGGAGATCTTCGAGTCCAACGGTTCCTCGTCCATGGCCTCGGTCTGCGGTTCCTCGCTGGCCCTGATGGACGCGGGGGTGCCCCTGAAGAAGCCGGTTTCCGGCATCGCCATGGGCCTGATCCTCGAGAAGGACGGCTTCGCGGTCCTGTCGGACATCCTGGGTGACGAAGACCACCTGGGCGACATGGACTTCAAGGTCGCCGGCACCGAGGACGGCATCACCTCCCTGCAGATGGACATCAAGATCGCCGGCATCACCGAAGCGATCATGAAGCAGGCGCTGGAACAGGCGAAGGGTGGCCGCAAGCACATCCTCGACGAGATGGCCAAGGCCATGGAAGCCCCGCGCACGGAACTGGGCGAGTTCGCCCCGAAGATCGAGACCATGAAGGTCCCGGTCGACAAGATCCGCGAAGTGATCGGTTCGGGCGGCAAGGTGATCCGCGAGATCGTGGAAAAGACCGGCGCCAAGGTCGACATCGAAGACGACGGCACGATCAAGGTCTCGGCCTCCGATCAGTCGAAGATCGACGCGGCCAAGGAGTGGATCAAGTCCATCGCCTCGGAACCCGAGCTGAACGCCATCTACACCGGCAAGGTCGTGAAGATCGTCGACTTCGGCGCCTTCGTGAACTTCTTCGGCGCCAAGGACGGCCTGGTCCACGTGAGCCAGATCTCCAACGAGCGCGTCGGCAAGGTGTCGGACGTCCTGACCGAGGGCCAGTCCGTGAAGGTCAAGCTCCTGGGCTTCGACGATCGCGGCAAGACCCGCCTCTCCATGAAGGTCGTCGACCAGGAGACCGGTGAAGACCTGTCGGCCAAGTCGCCGGCCGAGACCGAAGAAGCCTAA
- a CDS encoding low affinity iron permease family protein produces MLTHTSSLLAMLLFVGAWSIFDRESLDWHAAATLITFIIAIIIERNARRDTTALQAKLDELIHATDGARNEIAAVENQPIDEIEARRR; encoded by the coding sequence GTGCTCACCCACACCTCATCGCTGCTGGCGATGCTCCTCTTCGTTGGCGCCTGGTCGATCTTCGACCGCGAGAGCCTCGACTGGCACGCCGCGGCGACGCTGATCACCTTCATCATCGCCATCATCATCGAGCGCAACGCCCGGCGCGACACCACCGCCCTGCAGGCCAAGCTGGACGAGCTCATCCACGCCACCGACGGCGCGCGCAACGAGATCGCCGCCGTGGAGAATCAGCCGATCGACGAGATCGAGGCCCGGCGGCGCTAG
- the rpsO gene encoding 30S ribosomal protein S15, giving the protein MSITLERKAELIKAHGRSDGDTGSAEVQVSILSERIANLTEHFKTHKKDNHSRRGLLKMVSQRRRLLDHLKLSDAGRYQALIEKLGLRR; this is encoded by the coding sequence ATGTCGATTACTCTTGAGCGCAAAGCTGAGCTCATCAAGGCCCACGGCCGTTCCGACGGCGACACCGGAAGCGCCGAAGTGCAGGTTTCGATCCTCTCCGAGCGGATCGCCAACCTCACTGAGCACTTCAAGACCCACAAGAAAGACAACCATTCGCGCCGGGGCCTTCTGAAGATGGTCTCCCAGCGCCGCCGCCTTCTCGATCACCTGAAGCTCTCCGACGCCGGACGCTATCAGGCCCTGATCGAAAAGCTGGGTCTGCGCCGCTAA
- a CDS encoding DUF2939 domain-containing protein — MRIALLTVLALTLSGCATVQRYDAANDVHALLVSIRDNDRRAFDAHVDRPALKRQIESRLLAETRQAEARDGLAALSILLSPVVADVAGELLVQPRVFRAVADYYGYGPDTPIPSALVIGAQLKPAGEGRVCATRSKDGPCLLTFTQTSGTWRLSGFEGDLSMLRTKR, encoded by the coding sequence ATGCGCATCGCTCTTCTCACCGTCCTCGCCCTGACCCTCTCCGGCTGCGCCACGGTCCAGCGCTACGACGCGGCCAATGACGTTCACGCCCTGCTGGTCTCGATCCGCGACAATGACCGGCGAGCCTTCGACGCCCATGTGGACCGCCCGGCGCTCAAGCGGCAGATCGAGAGCCGGCTGCTTGCCGAGACTCGCCAGGCCGAGGCTAGGGACGGCCTGGCGGCGCTCAGCATCCTGCTCTCTCCGGTCGTGGCCGATGTGGCCGGCGAGCTGCTGGTCCAGCCCCGGGTGTTCCGGGCGGTGGCCGACTACTATGGCTATGGCCCCGACACCCCGATCCCCAGCGCCCTGGTCATCGGCGCCCAGCTCAAGCCGGCGGGCGAGGGCCGGGTCTGCGCCACCCGCAGTAAGGACGGCCCCTGCCTGCTGACCTTCACGCAGACCTCGGGGACCTGGCGGCTGTCGGGCTTCGAGGGCGATCTTTCCATGCTGCGGACCAAGCGCTGA
- the dnaA gene encoding chromosomal replication initiator protein DnaA, protein MMANGGIAGSMSDAPAGAVWTKTCLALKRELGEATFGSWLGQAALRERGSDLCLVAATGVARDWIRRHAWRRIGELWAQNDPMGRSLDLKSRMEFDAQPQGAYAETQALASPSLIAVDTDVIEIEAPVAAPSLEARAARQQGLQERFSFETFVAGPANEFAFAVARRVASWADGHFNPVIFHGPYGFGKTHLLNALAWEAMQTGPGKRVVYITAERFTTTFVKAVQDRQTAAFKDELRNADLLLIDDVQFVAGKTSTQEELFHTLLALVEDGRRVVMTADRSPAELSEMEPRLRSHLQSGLVCGIEPADRTLRLGILERKLATLAAQGRFVPSAKAEVLQFLADRFTDSVRELEGALNTLIARVGGDIARLTLDEAQTILRPHLACNERRVTVDQIQKVVAEHYQLKQADMISERRARAVARPRQVAMWIAKQITTRSLPDIGRRFGGRDHTTVLHAVRRIESLKAEDPVIARDVDVLLRKLRG, encoded by the coding sequence ATGATGGCCAATGGTGGCATTGCGGGTTCTATGTCTGATGCGCCGGCGGGGGCTGTCTGGACGAAAACCTGCCTCGCGCTGAAGCGGGAGCTGGGCGAAGCGACCTTTGGATCGTGGCTCGGCCAGGCCGCCCTGCGCGAACGCGGGTCGGACCTGTGCCTGGTGGCCGCCACCGGCGTCGCTCGCGATTGGATTCGTCGTCATGCCTGGCGCCGCATCGGTGAGCTGTGGGCGCAGAACGACCCGATGGGTCGCAGCCTCGACCTGAAGTCGCGCATGGAGTTCGACGCCCAACCTCAGGGCGCCTATGCGGAGACCCAGGCCCTGGCCTCTCCTTCGCTCATCGCCGTGGACACCGATGTCATCGAGATCGAGGCGCCGGTCGCGGCGCCCAGCCTCGAAGCGCGCGCGGCCCGCCAGCAGGGCCTGCAGGAGCGCTTTTCCTTCGAGACCTTCGTGGCCGGCCCGGCCAACGAGTTCGCCTTCGCCGTGGCCCGCCGGGTGGCGTCCTGGGCCGACGGCCATTTCAATCCGGTGATCTTCCACGGCCCCTATGGCTTCGGGAAGACCCACCTGCTGAACGCGCTCGCCTGGGAGGCCATGCAGACCGGTCCCGGCAAGCGCGTGGTCTACATCACCGCCGAGCGCTTCACGACGACCTTCGTCAAGGCCGTCCAGGACCGCCAGACCGCGGCCTTCAAGGACGAGCTGCGCAACGCCGACCTGCTGCTGATCGACGACGTCCAGTTCGTGGCCGGCAAGACCTCCACCCAGGAGGAGCTGTTCCACACCCTGCTGGCCCTGGTCGAGGACGGCCGCCGGGTGGTGATGACCGCCGACCGCTCGCCCGCCGAGCTCTCGGAGATGGAGCCGCGCCTGCGCAGCCATCTGCAGTCGGGCCTGGTCTGCGGCATTGAGCCGGCCGACCGGACGCTGCGCCTGGGCATCCTGGAGCGCAAGCTGGCCACCCTGGCCGCCCAGGGCCGCTTCGTGCCCTCCGCCAAGGCCGAGGTCCTGCAGTTCCTGGCCGACCGCTTCACCGACAGCGTCCGCGAGCTGGAAGGGGCGCTGAACACCCTGATCGCCCGCGTGGGCGGGGATATCGCCCGCCTGACCCTGGACGAGGCCCAGACCATCCTGCGCCCCCACCTGGCCTGTAACGAGCGCCGGGTCACCGTCGATCAGATCCAGAAGGTGGTCGCGGAGCACTATCAGCTGAAGCAGGCCGACATGATCTCCGAGCGCCGGGCCCGCGCGGTCGCCAGGCCCCGCCAGGTGGCCATGTGGATCGCCAAGCAGATCACCACCCGCTCCCTCCCCGACATCGGCCGCAGGTTCGGCGGCCGCGACCACACCACGGTGCTGCACGCCGTGCGCCGCATCGAGAGCCTGAAGGCGGAGGATCCGGTCATCGCCCGCGACGTGGACGTGCTGTTGCGCAAGCTCAGGGGCTGA
- a CDS encoding dienelactone hydrolase family protein — protein MGYEAALADYEDTAFTHGGRTRRVFKKGSGPAVIVIHEMPGLHPLVIKFADRVAASGMTVYCPSLFGEPGRPVTTGYALRELIIGICIRREFNVWATDRSSPIVDWLKALARKAHADCGGRGVGAVGMCFTGGFALAMMTEPSVVAPVLSQPSLPLAGKNPKRGAAIGVSADEIACARKRFEGEDLSMIGLRFKSDAFVPDARFDTYRREFGDRFEAIELEDADAAPAQMKPHSVLTLHLKDDGPTKAAEERVLAFFRERTGAA, from the coding sequence ATGGGCTACGAGGCCGCACTGGCGGACTATGAGGACACCGCGTTCACCCATGGCGGCCGGACGCGGCGGGTGTTCAAGAAGGGCTCCGGCCCCGCGGTCATCGTCATCCATGAGATGCCCGGCCTGCATCCCCTGGTCATCAAGTTCGCCGACCGGGTCGCGGCGTCGGGCATGACCGTCTATTGCCCCAGCCTGTTCGGCGAGCCGGGTCGGCCGGTCACCACCGGCTACGCCCTGCGCGAGTTGATCATCGGCATCTGCATCCGACGCGAGTTCAATGTCTGGGCCACCGACAGGTCGAGCCCCATCGTCGACTGGCTGAAGGCGCTCGCCCGAAAGGCGCACGCCGACTGCGGCGGCAGGGGTGTCGGGGCGGTGGGCATGTGCTTCACCGGCGGCTTCGCGCTCGCCATGATGACCGAGCCCTCGGTGGTGGCGCCGGTGCTCTCCCAGCCCTCCCTGCCCTTGGCCGGCAAGAACCCCAAACGAGGCGCGGCGATCGGCGTCTCGGCCGACGAGATCGCCTGCGCCCGCAAGCGGTTCGAGGGCGAGGACCTGTCGATGATCGGCCTGCGCTTCAAGAGCGACGCCTTCGTCCCCGACGCCCGGTTCGACACCTATCGTCGCGAGTTCGGCGACAGGTTCGAGGCCATCGAGCTGGAGGACGCGGATGCCGCCCCCGCGCAGATGAAGCCGCATTCGGTCCTGACCCTGCACCTGAAGGATGACGGCCCCACCAAGGCGGCGGAAGAGCGGGTGCTGGCCTTCTTCCGCGAACGGACCGGGGCGGCCTGA